The following are encoded in a window of Impatiens glandulifera chromosome 5, dImpGla2.1, whole genome shotgun sequence genomic DNA:
- the LOC124940137 gene encoding 30S ribosomal protein S9, mitochondrial, whose amino-acid sequence MLSRFITKSSSFRILTLLSSNNHILQLQPHLRLHTPYQPSQNTFCKFSLVQSHFFSSKRNNGDEPRDQNRNNVDQTTTTSDLWNLSTDDKDAGSVFDEDTGDLDNAGFSTQKEESWLEASEDEADKEADIFKSPEVVVGDRNVNRHVGEDWLTADGSDPWMLGEEEKAEDLFDIGDEPAEPSSIGGDDRDELAKIEVNKQLQEEEKILTEVLKGPDRAFGDLIEASGITDAMIDSLIALKDMGDIEGLPPLHVIEDMRYEKNTRKSARADIERQKQEDIAKARVRVVDEKGRAYGTGKRKCSIARVWIEPGDGKFCVNDKEFDVYFPMIDHRAALLRPFSETKTLGNWNVKCTVKGGGVSGQVGAIQLGISRALQNWEPELRPPLRACGFLTRDSRVVERKKPGKAKARKSFQWVKR is encoded by the exons ATGTTGTCCCGCTTCATCACTAAATCTTCTAGCTTCCGGATCCTAACTCTATTATCTTCAAACAATCACATCTTACAGCTTCAACCCCATCTTCGTCTCCATACACCCTATCAACCGAGTCAGAATACCTTTTGCAAGTTCAGTCTCGTCCAATCGCACTTCTTCTCGAGCAAACGAAATAATGGCGATGAACCAAGGGATCAGAATCGAAACAATGTTGATCAAACAACTACAACTTCAGACCTGTGGAATCTTTCGACTGATGACAAGGATGCAGGATCTGTCTTTGACGAAGATACAGGGGATCTTGATAATGCCGGATTTTCGACCCAAAAAGAGGAATCTTGGCTTGAAGCTTCGGAAGATGAGGCTGATAAAGAGGCCGACATTTTCAAGAGTCCTGAGGTGGTTGTAGGGGATAGAAATGTTAACCGGCATGTAGGTGAGGACTGGTTAACTGCCGATGGATCTGATCCTTGGATGTTGGGGGAGGAAGAGAAGGCTGAagatttgtttgatattggagATGAACCAGCTGAACCGAGCAGTATTGGTGGTGATGATAGAGATGAGCTAGCGAAAATTGAAGTTAATAAACAGCTTCAAGAGGAAGAGAAGATCCTCACTGAAGTGCTTAAAG GACCGGATCGTGCATTTGGGGACCTAATTGAAGCATCCGGTATCACAGATGCTATGATAGACAGCTTGATAGCTTTGAAGGATATGGGGGACATTGAAGGTTTGCCACCTCTTCATGTAATAGAAGATATGCGTTatgaaaagaacacaagaaaatCTGCAAGAGCAGACATAGAGCGCCAAAAACAGGAAGATATTGCAAAGGCAAGAGTTAGAGTTGTAGATGAAAAAGGAAGAGCATATGGGACAGGGAAACGAAAATGCAGTATAGCTCGTGTTTGGATTGAACCGGGTGATGGGAAATTTTGTGTTAATGACAAGGAGTTTGATGTCTATTTCCCTATGATTGATCATCGTGCTGCTCTGCTTCGACCTTTCTCCGAAACAAAGACACTTGGGAACTGGAATGTTAAGTGTACTGTAAAGGGAGGTGGAGTATCAG GTCAAGTTGGGGCAATCCAACTGGGAATCAGTCGAGCTTTGCAAAACTGGGAACCAGAACTGCGTCCCCCACTTAGAGCAT GTGGTTTCTTGACGAGGGACTCGAGAGTGGTAGAAAGGAAAAAGCCAGGCAAGGCAAAAGCCAGGAAGAGCTTCCAATGGGTTAAacgttga
- the LOC124940213 gene encoding universal stress protein PHOS32, which translates to MGKERNIGIAMDYSSNSKVALKWAIDNLIESNSGDILIIIHVLSPKSDQTTNKQLFEDTGSPLIPLEEFKDINVTKQYGLIQDPEVVNILDMASKTNGTKVLIKVYWGDPREKICGAVDDLKLNSLVLGSRGLGAIKRVLLGSVSNYVVQNATCPVTVVKGK; encoded by the exons ATGGGGAAAGAAAGAAACATTGGCATAGCCATGGATTACTCATCAAACAGCAAAGTTGCTCTAAAATGGGCAATTGACAATCTTATTGAATCAAATTCTGGGGATATTCTAATCATCATTCAtgttctttctccaaaatctGATCAAACCACAAATAAACAGCTTTTTGAAGACACTGGATCTC CTTTGATCCCTTTAGAGGAATTTAAAGATATTAATGTGACAAAGCAATATGGGTTGATCCAAGATCCAGAAGTTGTTAATATTCTAGATATGGCCTCAAAGACTAATGGG ACAAAAGTGCTGATTAAGGTTTATTGGGGAGATCCAAGAGAGAAGATTTGTGGTGCTGTTGATGATCTCAAACTTAATTCTCTTGTTCTTGGAAGTAGAGGTTTGGGTGCTATTAAAAG GGTATTGCTTGGGAGTGTAAGCAATTATGTGGTGCAAAATGCAACATGTCCTGTTACTGTGGTGAAAGGGAAGTGA